Within Candidatus Saccharibacteria bacterium, the genomic segment TCGTCACAACGGACTTCGTGTTGGCATACTCTGACGAGCGCCCGTAGCCGAAAATAGGCTTGCATGTTTTAAGCGAGTCCCGCAGGAAGGAGCGCGCCAAAGGTGCGCGATATCCGGTCGGTTCCGACCATTTTACAAATAATCTGATACAATCAGAGTTAAGCGCCCGTAGTGAAGAGGCCTATCACGCCTCCCTGTCACGGAGGAGATCGCCGGTTCGAATCCGGTCGGGCGCGCCAGAAAAATACCTCAGCGAAAGCTGGGGTATTTTTCTGGTATGTCTGTTGGTTTTGAACCGGTGATAACCAGCAATGCCGGTGTGTTTACTTAAGCCAAAGCGAGAACGGCCGCTTTTTATTGCGCTTAAAAAAGTGCTAACGTATACTTCGAATTACAACGGGGATAATAAGAAGGAGACATGCAATGGGAAAAACCAGTAACGTAAAGGGATTCGCAGATTTTGTACGGGAGCAGGGTGTAGTAGGTTTGGCAGTTGGTCTAGCTATTGGTGTTGCAGCAGGTACCGCAGTTAAGGAAATTGTTGACCAATTTATTAATCCACTTGTTGGATACATTCTCGGCGGCGCCGATTTGGCTAAGCTGAAATGGAATACCGGTCTTAGTCGAGGCGGTGAAGACCTTGTTTTTGGCTGGGGTGCTATATTGGGTGCCATCATAACACTACTCGCAACAGCTTTTGTGGTATACCAGCTTGTTCACCTTGCTAAACTTGACCGTATAGATAAGAAAAAGGACTAACTACAATGGTTAGCTAGTCGACTTATAAAAAAACGGCGCAACTGCTCCGTTTTTTGTTGATGCAGCATCATTAAACAGGTTAGGACGATACTGCTATCTGATTTTAGTCCATTACCTCTGTAACTAGCAGCTAGACACGCTCTAATCTACACATCTCTTGAGCTTAAATCTAGCTCGTAAAACATTACTTCGCCGTCTTCTTTTGTAAGTTTAAAACCGGCCGCTTCATATGTTCTTTGTGCACTTAGTTGCTTGCGATTGGTATCCAATGTTATTTTATGGAAGCCAGCTTCTTTGGCCTCTGCTAGAGCAGTACGTAGCAGTAGGTTCCCGAAACCCTTGCCACGAAATGGTGGCCTTAAGTACATCCGCTTTAGAACAACCTCGTCAATTGTGTCACTTTTGAGTGCCACTGAGCCTACTACTTTGTCGTCATAAACCAAGACCCAAATATTACGATAAAATGCTTCAGGTTGGGACAAATCTTGATCGAGGCTAGGATTGAGCGCAAACCCAAACTCACTATGGCTATCGTTTACCAGGCTTGCAAAACTTGGCTGATATTTAGGGTCGTACGGTACGAGCTGAAGCTCTGAATTTTCAAAGTTGAGAAACATAACTTAAATTTAACTATGTTTTAGGGAATAATCAATAACAGCGCGGTCGGTTATAACTATCGGCTCTGCACATTTAGCAGATATGGAATGTCGATTGCTGAAAATAATCTGGTTCACATATAAATTAGATCAGAACGCTAGATCAGAACGCAGCTTTTCTTGATTTAGAAATGTATTTGGGTTCAAGAATTAACTCGTGGTGCGGGTGGGGGGAGTCGAACCCCCGTCTCAGCCTTGGGAAGGCTACATAATGGCCGTTATACGACACCCGCTTATTCGTTTCGCCCAGACAAAAACAATTTTCAATTTTTATGTATCATTTTGCAACGACTACACGTAAAAATGCTTTGTCTCAAGCAAATCCTGGAGCCACCTGCCGGAATCGAACCGGCGACCTTCTCGTTACGAATGAGATGCTCTACCAACTGAGCTAAGGTGGCAATAGGGTTAAGACGCACTGATTATACCAAATCCCATAAAGATTCACAGCAGCCATGTTGCTATCGCTGGCTTCTCTATAGTCTGGTACAATATCGAGAGCATTTATGAGTTCAACAAAACATTTTATTCAAGATCGTACCGCACTGCTTTTGGTAAGCGTGAACGCATTTTTGACGCTCGCGGCTATTGTCCTTGTTGCGCTCAAGCTCGAGGCAAGCAAGGGAACTACAAATTACATAGTTTCGTTTCGTTCGTCGCTGGGTTTTGACGGCTATACTCAAGGGACCGGATTAGATGTTGCAAGCTTTATGGCGGCGGCTGTCGTGCTCTTTTTTATAGGCCTCATACTCAGCTACCGGACATATCCGATCAAGCGAGAACTGTCCTTGGCTGTTCTTTCGCTCACCGTGCCGCTTTTGTTACTGGTAATAATTGTAAGTAATGCCTTGCTTCTCTTACGATAATCCATGGTCAGCCTAGATATACCACTGGAAAAAAACAGAAAAGGGCATTACCGATTTTTTGAGATATTGCCTGGAGCGCTCAGTTGGGGTATGTTGGCGCTGCCGTTTATCCTGAGTTTTATAGATGTGCGCATGGCAGCGCTCTTTATGTTTGTCTATGTGCTTATCAATTTTTCGCGAGGTATTTCGGGAGCAGTGCGTTCTGTGCAAGGATTTCGAACAGTGAAACAGCATCAAAAACTGCCGTGGCCAACTATGCTCAGTGAGCTTGCCAGCGGCAACGTGCCCGCTCGCTCAACTCGTCCCAGGTGGCACCATTATGCCATTGAACAAACAAAAGAGCGCCCGTTGCTTATGCCGCCAGACCAAGTTATCCACGCAGTCATAATCGCTACATACAAAGAATCTCGCGAAGTACTTGCTCCGACCATTGAAGCTGTTTTGGCTTCCCAGTACAACATGAAGCAAGTCATTTGCATCTTGGCATACGAAGGCCGTGCAGGTGAAACAACCGAGCATCAGGCCAAAGAGCTTATGCAAACGTATAAACACAAGTTCATGGACACTATGGCTGTTCGTCACCCAGCCAACATACCTGGCGAAATCATCGGTAAGGGAGGTAATGTAACTTACGCGGGTCGTGAGCTGGAAAAGTACCTTCGTAAAAAGGGGATTGATCCACTTCGAGTGCTTGTCACCACGCTTGACGCAGATAACCGCCCCGACAAACACTACCTGACTGCGCTGAGCTACGCGTATATAGTTTGCCCAGATCCGGTTCATTCATCATTTCAGCCCGTGGCGCTTTTCTCAAATAACATATGGGACCCACCTGCTCCCATGCGTGTACTTGCAACAGGCAATTCCATATCACATCTCGTTTTTTCACTGAGGTCACATGCACTCAGGAACTTTTCGGCACATGCTCAGCCTATGGTTGCGTTGCAAAAAACTGATTTTTGGAGCGTGCGCACTATAGCCGAGGACGGTCATCAATTTTGGCGCTCCTATTTTCGCTTTGAGGGCAACTACCGAGCGCTACCTCTGCATCTGCCTATTTACCAAGATGCCGTGTTATCTGACACCTACTGGAAGACGCTGAAGGCTCAGTTTTTACAGTACCGTCGCTGGACTTACGGTGTATCTGATGTTGCGTATGTTGTGCATATGGGTTTTTTCCGAAAAAATACGATTTCAAAGCGAGACCTGATAGCAAAAAACGTGGCGTTTGCTTGAGGGTCACGTGACGTGGGCGGTTGGTCCTATACTGGTGCTTTTTGGCGGGTTTATACCGGTACTGTTCCACCCAAAGAGCTATGCAGCCCTTGAGCTACCGCTGATAGTGAGCCGGATCCAAACGGTCGCGAT encodes:
- a CDS encoding MscL family protein produces the protein MGKTSNVKGFADFVREQGVVGLAVGLAIGVAAGTAVKEIVDQFINPLVGYILGGADLAKLKWNTGLSRGGEDLVFGWGAILGAIITLLATAFVVYQLVHLAKLDRIDKKKD
- a CDS encoding GNAT family N-acetyltransferase codes for the protein MFLNFENSELQLVPYDPKYQPSFASLVNDSHSEFGFALNPSLDQDLSQPEAFYRNIWVLVYDDKVVGSVALKSDTIDEVVLKRMYLRPPFRGKGFGNLLLRTALAEAKEAGFHKITLDTNRKQLSAQRTYEAAGFKLTKEDGEVMFYELDLSSRDV